The following coding sequences are from one uncultured Desulfobacter sp. window:
- a CDS encoding ATP-binding protein: MNHYSNSTVLSTLVLIEKKRDLLDTVLEARRYEKNFFLRKDIKDLSLALSYIGRIDEKQAHIEREFSDIVVKDPFFQQRSQAINAYRSNMETLLNLYKSGTVSSKQSLGIQNRVTQLGRELTTDIEQVVKTEKNKVFELLDRSREYLMVSLFLLFVLTVVATIFLVIKLNRPLKALETGIKHIAKGDYDKVPAIKTGDEFESLAVSLNDMIAELGRRKTQLIQAEKMSSLGTLTSGVAHELNNPLNNISTSVQIIQEEIEDSDIDYKKMLLTNVEQEINRSKEIIRALLDFSRQSDFSVETVLFKKLVNNTMHLITGDIPSEIDVEIAVPDDIDGRMDPRRIQQVLLNLIINAVFAMEDQESGQLTIAAFKDEQSSAFIFSVQDTGSGIKKEHLAKIFDPFFTTREVGKGSGLGLSIIHGIIEQHGGTIRVNSTLGQGTTFTVSLPA; this comes from the coding sequence ATGAACCACTACAGCAATTCCACGGTATTGAGTACCCTGGTGCTCATTGAAAAGAAACGGGATCTGCTGGATACGGTGCTGGAAGCCCGGCGTTACGAGAAAAATTTTTTCTTGAGAAAGGACATCAAGGATCTCTCCCTGGCCCTGTCATACATCGGTAGAATTGATGAAAAACAGGCGCACATTGAGCGGGAGTTTTCAGATATTGTTGTAAAGGATCCCTTTTTCCAGCAACGGAGCCAGGCGATCAATGCCTACCGCTCGAACATGGAAACCCTGTTAAACCTGTATAAAAGCGGCACCGTCTCTTCTAAGCAGTCTCTAGGGATTCAAAATAGGGTGACCCAGCTTGGACGCGAACTGACCACTGACATTGAACAGGTGGTCAAGACTGAGAAAAATAAGGTGTTTGAGCTGCTGGACCGCTCCCGGGAATACTTGATGGTCTCCTTGTTCCTGTTGTTTGTTCTCACGGTGGTGGCCACCATTTTTCTGGTCATTAAGCTGAATCGCCCCTTAAAGGCCCTTGAAACCGGCATCAAGCATATTGCCAAGGGCGATTATGATAAGGTCCCGGCAATTAAAACCGGGGACGAGTTTGAATCCCTGGCTGTGAGCCTCAACGATATGATTGCCGAACTTGGCCGGCGCAAAACCCAACTCATCCAGGCCGAAAAAATGTCCTCTTTGGGGACCCTGACCTCCGGGGTCGCCCATGAACTGAACAACCCATTGAACAATATCTCCACCAGCGTCCAGATTATCCAGGAGGAAATTGAAGATTCGGACATTGATTATAAAAAGATGTTGTTGACCAATGTTGAACAGGAGATCAACCGGTCAAAGGAAATTATCAGGGCTCTGCTTGATTTTTCCAGGCAAAGTGATTTCAGTGTTGAAACGGTTTTGTTTAAAAAGCTGGTGAATAATACCATGCACCTGATCACCGGGGATATCCCCTCGGAAATTGATGTGGAAATTGCCGTTCCCGACGATATTGACGGGCGCATGGATCCCCGTCGCATCCAGCAGGTACTGCTGAATCTGATTATCAACGCCGTGTTTGCCATGGAAGATCAGGAAAGCGGGCAGCTTACCATTGCAGCGTTTAAGGACGAGCAGTCAAGCGCCTTTATTTTTTCGGTTCAGGATACGGGCAGCGGAATAAAAAAAGAACATCTTGCCAAAATTTTCGATCCTTTTTTTACCACACGGGAAGTGGGGAAGGGTTCGGGGTTAGGGCTTTCCATAATCCACGGCATCATTGAGCAGCACGGCGGAACAATCCGCGTAAATTCCACCCTTGGCCAAGGTACTACATTTACCGTCAGCCTGCCGGCGTAA
- a CDS encoding SLC13 family permease, which yields MTPDMIMTMIILVFVICLFVFEWVRVDVVGIMMMVLLPLIGLISPKEAFVGLSSNAVCSIIAVIIIGAGLDKTGVMNKVAKPILALAGKSEAKIMLLVSSTVGIISSMMQNIGAAALFLPATQRISKRVGIPTSRILMPMGFCAIIGGTLTLVGASPTILLNDLMVLGGEKLEPFGLFTQTPIGVCLLVTALLYFLIFGRLILPNASGDSGKGATDVLINEYQGVNSLVELHVPEDGGTTGLLDDLNIRPRFLVTVIGISSPSTRTTNHVPRSYEGINGGDDIAVVGKRENIEQLAKEYGWEIKPALETFAEFLANTNAGMAEVVVAPRSELIGKTLNEVNFKEMYGLNPLVLFKDNRKYYSGLTNIRLAMGDTLLLQGPWEKFHILMNRPKPRSLVFASKLEGEILRPQKAMLAVGWLALALFQIVVLKIQLSVALMSGALGMIITGVLTVDEAYQSVDWMTVFLLAGLIPLGIAFEKTGTAGFIAQTVLGLIGTPTPIILLAVVGVMASFFTLVISNVGATVLLVPLCMNMAVMAGADPRMAALVVGISASNTFVLPTHQVNALIMRPGGYRTIDYAKAGAVMTLLFLAVELAVIYFFYGIS from the coding sequence ATGACACCTGATATGATTATGACCATGATCATCCTGGTCTTTGTTATTTGCCTCTTTGTGTTCGAGTGGGTTCGGGTAGATGTGGTCGGGATAATGATGATGGTCCTTCTCCCCCTGATTGGACTGATCTCTCCTAAAGAAGCCTTTGTGGGCTTAAGTTCCAATGCCGTTTGTTCGATTATTGCCGTAATTATCATTGGCGCGGGTCTGGATAAAACCGGCGTTATGAATAAGGTGGCCAAGCCCATCCTGGCGCTGGCCGGCAAAAGTGAAGCCAAAATTATGCTTTTGGTTTCAAGTACCGTGGGTATTATTTCCAGTATGATGCAGAACATCGGGGCTGCCGCCCTGTTTCTGCCCGCCACCCAGAGAATCTCCAAGCGGGTGGGGATTCCCACTTCCCGCATCCTGATGCCCATGGGGTTCTGCGCCATTATCGGCGGAACGCTGACCCTTGTTGGCGCAAGCCCGACCATTCTGCTCAACGACCTGATGGTGCTGGGTGGTGAAAAGCTTGAACCCTTCGGGTTGTTCACCCAGACCCCCATCGGGGTGTGTCTGTTGGTTACAGCGCTTCTATATTTTCTAATTTTCGGACGCTTGATTCTTCCCAACGCAAGCGGTGACTCCGGCAAAGGCGCAACCGATGTGCTCATTAATGAATACCAGGGCGTTAACAGTCTGGTTGAGCTGCATGTGCCCGAAGATGGCGGCACCACAGGACTTCTGGATGATCTTAACATTCGTCCCCGGTTTCTTGTGACGGTTATCGGCATCTCTTCGCCCTCCACCCGGACCACCAACCATGTGCCCCGCAGTTACGAAGGCATTAACGGCGGCGATGATATTGCCGTGGTGGGCAAACGGGAAAATATCGAGCAGCTTGCCAAAGAGTACGGCTGGGAGATCAAGCCCGCCCTTGAAACCTTTGCAGAGTTTCTGGCCAATACCAATGCCGGCATGGCCGAAGTTGTTGTGGCGCCAAGATCCGAACTGATCGGTAAAACCTTGAACGAAGTTAACTTCAAGGAGATGTACGGACTCAATCCCCTGGTGTTGTTCAAAGACAACCGCAAATATTATTCTGGGCTGACCAATATCCGTCTGGCCATGGGGGACACGCTGCTGCTCCAGGGACCCTGGGAAAAATTTCATATCCTGATGAACAGGCCCAAACCCAGATCCCTGGTATTTGCGTCCAAACTGGAAGGCGAAATTCTGCGGCCCCAGAAAGCCATGCTGGCTGTGGGATGGCTTGCCCTTGCCCTGTTCCAGATCGTGGTTTTGAAAATCCAGCTCTCCGTGGCGCTGATGTCCGGAGCCCTTGGCATGATCATTACCGGCGTGCTCACCGTTGACGAAGCCTATCAGTCCGTGGACTGGATGACGGTGTTTCTGCTGGCAGGACTTATCCCCCTGGGTATTGCCTTTGAAAAGACAGGTACGGCCGGGTTTATTGCCCAAACCGTGCTGGGTCTGATCGGTACGCCAACCCCCATTATTCTTCTGGCGGTTGTCGGGGTGATGGCATCCTTTTTTACCCTGGTGATCTCCAATGTGGGGGCCACGGTGCTTCTGGTGCCCTTGTGCATGAACATGGCCGTGATGGCCGGGGCAGATCCGAGAATGGCTGCCCTGGTGGTGGGGATCTCGGCTTCCAATACCTTTGTACTGCCCACCCATCAGGTAAACGCCCTGATCATGCGGCCGGGCGGCTACCGGACCATTGACTATGCCAAGGCCGGTGCCGTGATGACCCTGCTGTTTCTGGCTGTGGAATTGGCCGTGATCTATTTTTTCTACGGTATTTCCTAA
- the lon gene encoding endopeptidase La encodes MKRIFKREEETQTVDVSAEEITALREAVLDQRMPAEVEKILLKEVDRLEKINPSAAEYTIGLNHIDYVTTLPWNRYTQDNLDIQRAERILNSDHYGLEEIKERILEHLAVRQMKLSRKNTILVVDDEQITRMNLEHVLSKEGYEVNTAEGGTQALAFLKDKTVDLVITDLKMDKIDGMALLERIKATSPSTEVIIISGYATVLTAVDAIKRGSFHFIPKPLKLDDIRETVKKALGKKTGLVEARGPVICFSGPPGTGKTSLGQSIAQSLERKFVRISLAGVKDEADIRGHRRSYAGALAGRIIQEIRRAESLNPVLMLDEIDKIGQDFKGDPASALLEVLDPQQNSKFIDHYLDIPFDLSKVMFIATANMVARIPGPLLDRFEVISMSGYTIEEKTHIARRHLIPRAMEETGLTGFDLDFTEEAVCAVIREHTKEAGLRGLERQISAICRKIARRYLNTPNASRKIKIDEATVEKLLGPARYHYEIAGARDRVGCATGLAWTESGGEIIFVETTRMMGAERLILTGYLGEVMKESAQAALSYIRSHTEQLGLSADFFQGRDIHVHVPSGAIPKDGPSAGMTIAVALVSLLKNIPCPRDMAMTGEVTLSGRILPVGGIREKLLAAKTAGINTVIFPAKNQAEITAMDDTLKQGINIVTAGELDDVFQEVLGQGT; translated from the coding sequence GTGAAACGAATCTTTAAAAGAGAAGAAGAGACTCAGACTGTTGATGTAAGCGCAGAAGAGATCACGGCACTGCGCGAAGCCGTGCTGGACCAGAGAATGCCGGCCGAGGTTGAAAAAATTTTACTCAAAGAGGTGGACCGGCTTGAAAAAATCAACCCGTCGGCAGCAGAGTACACCATCGGGCTCAACCATATCGACTATGTGACCACCCTGCCCTGGAACCGCTACACCCAGGATAATCTCGACATCCAGCGCGCGGAAAGAATTCTGAACTCCGACCATTACGGGCTTGAGGAAATCAAAGAAAGAATTCTTGAACATCTGGCGGTCCGGCAGATGAAACTGTCCCGGAAAAACACCATTCTTGTGGTGGATGATGAGCAGATCACCCGGATGAACCTGGAGCATGTTTTATCCAAGGAAGGGTATGAAGTCAACACGGCCGAAGGCGGTACCCAGGCCCTGGCATTTTTAAAAGACAAGACCGTGGACCTTGTGATCACGGATCTTAAAATGGACAAGATTGACGGCATGGCACTTCTGGAGCGTATCAAGGCCACAAGTCCTTCCACGGAGGTGATTATCATCTCGGGATACGCCACGGTGCTCACGGCCGTGGATGCCATCAAGCGCGGGTCATTTCACTTTATTCCCAAACCCCTGAAACTTGACGACATCCGGGAAACCGTTAAAAAGGCCCTGGGTAAAAAAACAGGGCTTGTGGAGGCAAGAGGCCCTGTGATCTGCTTTTCCGGCCCTCCGGGTACGGGGAAAACGTCTCTTGGCCAGTCCATTGCCCAAAGCCTGGAACGCAAATTTGTCCGTATATCCCTGGCCGGCGTCAAAGATGAAGCCGACATCCGGGGGCACAGGCGATCCTATGCCGGCGCCCTGGCCGGCCGGATCATCCAGGAAATCCGCCGGGCAGAGTCTTTGAATCCCGTGCTCATGCTTGATGAGATTGATAAAATCGGACAGGATTTCAAAGGTGATCCGGCCTCGGCCCTGCTTGAGGTACTTGACCCCCAGCAAAATTCAAAATTCATCGACCATTACCTGGACATTCCCTTTGATCTTTCAAAGGTGATGTTCATTGCCACGGCCAATATGGTGGCCCGGATTCCCGGCCCGCTGCTGGACCGGTTTGAGGTGATCTCCATGTCCGGATACACCATCGAAGAAAAAACCCACATTGCCCGGCGCCACTTGATTCCCCGGGCCATGGAGGAGACAGGACTCACTGGATTTGACCTTGACTTCACGGAAGAGGCCGTTTGTGCCGTCATCCGGGAACACACCAAAGAGGCGGGGTTACGGGGCCTTGAACGCCAAATCTCCGCCATCTGCCGCAAAATTGCCCGGCGGTATCTCAATACGCCCAATGCGTCACGGAAAATAAAAATTGATGAAGCAACGGTGGAAAAACTGCTGGGGCCTGCCAGATATCACTATGAAATTGCCGGGGCCCGGGACCGGGTCGGCTGCGCCACAGGCCTTGCCTGGACCGAAAGCGGCGGGGAAATTATTTTTGTTGAAACCACGCGGATGATGGGGGCAGAACGTCTTATTCTTACCGGATACCTGGGCGAGGTGATGAAAGAATCGGCCCAGGCGGCGTTGAGCTACATCAGAAGCCACACGGAACAATTGGGTTTAAGTGCCGACTTTTTTCAAGGCCGGGACATCCACGTTCATGTGCCTTCCGGGGCTATTCCCAAGGATGGGCCATCCGCCGGGATGACCATTGCCGTGGCCCTGGTTTCCCTGTTAAAAAACATCCCCTGCCCCAGGGACATGGCCATGACAGGGGAAGTGACCTTAAGCGGCAGGATTCTTCCCGTGGGCGGCATCCGGGAAAAACTGCTTGCCGCCAAAACCGCCGGCATAAACACCGTCATTTTCCCTGCTAAAAACCAGGCGGAGATTACCGCCATGGATGACACGCTCAAGCAAGGCATAAACATCGTTACGGCAGGGGAACTTGACGATGTGTTCCAGGAGGTGCTGGGCCAGGGGACCTGA
- a CDS encoding 4Fe-4S dicluster domain-containing protein: MKVIRKIIEIDQEKCDGCGNCLPSCAEGAIQIIDGKAKVIGDKYCDGLGACLGDCPKDALKLIERRADEYDEEAVHAHLERQKTASDTQQPKGCPSQQVKTFPVASGPGMGMPTVNPTGDSALGHWPVQLRLIPNSAPFLKNASLLITADCVPVAAPSFHSEYLKGRVVMLGCPKFDDADLYIDKLADIFTRNNIQGITMMVMEVPCCSKMKWIVDSAMEKSGENIPVHQVTISTTGRPLM; this comes from the coding sequence ATGAAAGTGATTCGTAAAATAATAGAGATAGACCAAGAAAAATGTGACGGCTGCGGGAATTGCCTACCTTCCTGCGCCGAAGGGGCCATTCAGATCATTGACGGCAAAGCCAAGGTCATTGGCGATAAATATTGTGACGGGCTTGGGGCCTGTCTTGGCGATTGTCCCAAAGATGCACTTAAGCTCATTGAACGCCGGGCAGACGAATATGATGAAGAGGCCGTACACGCACACCTTGAAAGACAGAAAACGGCATCCGACACCCAACAACCCAAAGGATGTCCATCTCAACAGGTGAAAACATTTCCGGTCGCTTCCGGGCCCGGCATGGGGATGCCCACGGTCAATCCCACCGGTGACTCCGCTTTGGGGCATTGGCCGGTACAGCTCCGCCTGATTCCAAATTCAGCCCCTTTTTTAAAAAATGCCTCCCTGTTGATTACGGCAGACTGCGTTCCCGTTGCCGCTCCATCCTTTCATTCAGAGTATCTGAAAGGCAGGGTGGTCATGCTTGGGTGTCCTAAATTTGATGATGCGGATCTTTATATCGATAAACTTGCAGATATTTTTACCCGGAATAATATCCAGGGCATCACCATGATGGTCATGGAAGTGCCCTGCTGTTCAAAAATGAAATGGATTGTTGACAGTGCCATGGAAAAATCTGGTGAAAATATTCCTGTCCACCAGGTAACCATTTCAACCACAGGCCGGCCCCTGATGTAG
- a CDS encoding Crp/Fnr family transcriptional regulator, with the protein MEQYLHTIPLFSGLTEDQSQALADLADELTINRGELIFQEGDRGQGFYIVAKGKIKVFKMSFEGKEQILHIYGPGHTFGEVPVFQGKNFPASAMALEPSTILFLPREAFVQQIEKSPALAMNMLADLSRRLREFTVQIENLSLKEVPARLAAYILTLADEEAAGHSQKKEIPAAEVSLPVSKVQLASLIGTTPETISRGLKKIAQAGFIKTNGKKISIIDQGGLEELSHTGRL; encoded by the coding sequence ATGGAACAGTATCTGCACACCATTCCCCTTTTTTCAGGATTGACGGAAGATCAAAGCCAGGCCCTGGCCGATTTGGCCGATGAACTGACCATAAACAGAGGCGAGCTGATCTTCCAGGAAGGCGACAGGGGCCAAGGGTTTTACATTGTGGCCAAGGGCAAAATCAAAGTATTTAAAATGTCCTTTGAAGGAAAAGAGCAAATCCTGCACATATACGGACCGGGCCATACATTCGGCGAAGTGCCGGTATTCCAGGGGAAAAATTTTCCAGCCTCTGCCATGGCCCTGGAACCCTCGACCATTCTTTTTCTGCCAAGAGAGGCGTTTGTCCAGCAAATTGAAAAGTCCCCTGCCCTTGCCATGAATATGCTGGCGGATCTGTCCAGGCGTTTAAGGGAATTTACGGTTCAGATTGAAAATTTAAGTCTCAAGGAGGTGCCTGCCAGACTGGCGGCTTATATTCTGACCCTGGCGGACGAAGAGGCGGCAGGGCATTCACAAAAAAAAGAGATTCCCGCAGCCGAGGTGTCGCTGCCGGTTTCAAAAGTCCAACTGGCAAGCCTCATCGGCACAACCCCTGAAACCATCTCACGTGGATTAAAAAAGATTGCACAGGCCGGATTTATCAAGACCAATGGGAAAAAAATTTCAATTATAGATCAAGGGGGATTAGAAGAGTTATCCCATACCGGCCGTCTTTAG
- a CDS encoding 4'-phosphopantetheinyl transferase superfamily protein: MIQLFCEQGIQFCLVHIPAMLETLLPQIVGPGYQTRPGCKFRPDQFTQPVLSPAELDRLNQLFALKKQVERLAGRWAVKNLVMQETGLAADAIEIHNDPSGAPVLPPFFKYAISISHSGDYALAALGEKGNAVGVDLEAITPVDISALLHAGFSQKEQNAYAKADLETILKIWTIKEALLKYRRTGLKNSAKKIEWINDTLYENHDQVDDVLVQSYRRDNIVFSVVCPTLKTAGMG, encoded by the coding sequence ATGATCCAGTTGTTTTGTGAACAAGGCATCCAGTTTTGCCTTGTTCACATCCCGGCCATGCTTGAAACGTTATTACCCCAAATCGTCGGGCCTGGTTACCAGACCAGGCCCGGCTGTAAATTTCGTCCGGATCAGTTTACACAGCCTGTGCTTTCCCCGGCTGAACTGGACCGCTTAAATCAGTTGTTTGCCCTGAAAAAACAGGTGGAGAGACTGGCCGGACGTTGGGCGGTCAAAAATCTTGTCATGCAGGAGACCGGCCTGGCAGCAGATGCCATTGAGATTCATAACGACCCATCCGGTGCGCCTGTTCTGCCTCCTTTTTTTAAATACGCTATATCCATTTCACATTCAGGGGATTATGCCCTGGCCGCCCTGGGCGAAAAAGGCAATGCCGTCGGTGTTGATCTGGAGGCCATAACGCCTGTGGATATTTCAGCCCTTTTACACGCAGGATTCTCCCAAAAGGAGCAAAACGCATACGCCAAGGCAGACCTTGAAACCATCCTGAAAATCTGGACCATCAAAGAAGCCTTGCTCAAATACCGGCGCACCGGTTTGAAAAACTCTGCAAAGAAAATTGAGTGGATCAATGACACCCTGTATGAAAATCATGACCAAGTCGATGACGTCCTGGTGCAATCATACCGGCGGGATAATATTGTTTTTTCGGTGGTCTGTCCAACGCTAAAGACGGCCGGTATGGGATAA